In a single window of the Nicotiana tomentosiformis chromosome 10, ASM39032v3, whole genome shotgun sequence genome:
- the LOC104091825 gene encoding uncharacterized protein, protein MGACASKPNVLNGEAPEVAPENVSAKDVTVAAEEEVKKEEGVIADDDANKIPSLSNLLKNEEGKGSAEEKEDTSVPSEAKKELELVEKVVDDAATADATCVDEKKIEEVKSETPVEQNVEEVVKPSLEGIPSPVENKADEEKVAAAEEAPAETTVEEVKPETETTPADEKTATEEKKIEEKLTPEDPKPEASSVEIKKTQEKPATKKGKFWWDK, encoded by the exons ATGGGCGCCTGTGCTAGCAAGCCTAATGTGTTGAATGGTGAAGCCCCAGAAGTCGCACCAGAAAATGTCTCTGCCAAGGATGTTACGGTTGCGGCTGAAGAAGAGGTGAAGAAGGAAGAGGGTGTCATTGCGGATGATGATGCCAACAAAATTCCATCTCTAAGTAACTTGCTCAAA AATGAAGAGGGGAAGGGGTCGGCAGAAGAGAAAGAGGATACATCAGTACCATCGGAGGCCAAGAAAGAATTAGAATTAGTTGAGAAGGTTGTCGATGATGCTGCGACAGCTGATGCTACTTGTGTTGATGAGAAGAAAATAGAGGAAGTAAAATCAGAAACTCCGGTCGAGCAGAATGTGGAGGAAGTAGTAAAACCATCATTGGAGGGCATTCCATCTCCTGTAGAGAATAAAGCAGATGAAGAGAAAGTAGCAGCCGCAGAAGAAGCTCCTGCAGAGACAACAGTAGAGGAAGTAAAACCAGAAACAGAGACTACTCCTGCAGATGAAAAAACAGCCACTGAAGAGAAGAAAATTGAAGAGAAATTAACTCCGGAGGATCCAAAACCTGAAGCTTCTTCTGTGGAGATCAAAAAAACACAAGAGAAACCAGCTACAAAGAAAGGCAAGTTTTGGTGGGATAAGTGA